A genomic region of Arachis stenosperma cultivar V10309 chromosome 9, arast.V10309.gnm1.PFL2, whole genome shotgun sequence contains the following coding sequences:
- the LOC130949880 gene encoding uncharacterized protein LOC130949880, with product MEVLFRNIIRVKAVSGGRITMPIKKEEKKMDEIGRVQQPGRVFITSAVGAEGSETLIRGNNKVAGKSLSALFDSRTTHSFIAFERASELGLKIMVLGYDLKVHNVTSEVVVTRLGCPQVLFWVQQHDFVPDLICLPMTGLDLILGLDWLSKNHVLLNCSEKSVYFVPEGSEGPIVVNRYYLNSMTVNYFGCECQGVMLLTTSVSRDEQSLEQIPVVCKFPKVFLDDIDEFPPNREVEFVIELVPGASPILSAPYRMSPVEMAELKA from the exons ATGGAGGTTTTGTTCCGTAACATAATCAGGGTCAAGGCAGTTTCAGGAGGCCGAATAACAATGCCAATCAAGAAAGAAG aaaagaaaatggatgaGATTGGTAGAGTACAGCAGCCAGGGAGAGTGTTCATTACTTCAGCAGTAGGTGCCGAGGGATCCGAGACCTTGATCAGAGGTAACAATAAAGTAGCTGGTAAAAGTTTAAGTGCTTTGTTTGATTCTAGGACAACGCATTCATTTATAGCATTTGAAAGGGCTAGTGAGTTAGGTTTGAAGATTATGGTCTTAGGTTATGATTTAAAGGTGCATAATGTCACTTCTGAAGTCGTTGTGACTAGGTTAGGATGCCCACAAGTTTTGTTTTGGGTTCAACAGCATGATTTCGTACCTGATTTGATTTGTTTACCTATGACCGGTCTAGATCTCattttgggattggattggttatctaagaatcATGTTTTGCTTAACTGTTCTGAGAAATCAGTATACTTTGTGCCGGAAGGATCGGAAGGGCCGATTGTGGTGAATAGGTACTATTTGAACTCTATGACAGTAAACTATTTTGGATGTGAATGCCAAGGTGTTATGCTATTAACGACGAGTGTTTCGAGAGATGAACAAAGCTTagagcagattccggttgttTGTAAATTTCCTAAGGTGTTTCTGGATGACATTGATGAATTTCCACCTAATCGAGAGGTCGAGTTTGTAATTGAGTTGGTGCCTGGAGCAAGTCCAATCTtgagtgctccttataggatgtcacctgTGGAGATGGCCGAGCTTAAGGCTTAG